The genomic stretch AGGAGGTGCCGGGAGAAACAGAATGTCGCGGCGGCGCAGCCGCCTTGAGACCGACCATCTTGAGACCAACATCCAATTCACGGGAGATCGAATCGACATGCAAGCCTTGAATCGTCCCACCGCATGGCTCGTCCTGGCGGCCTTTGTCGTCCTCGCGCTCCTCGCGGCGCCGGCACCCGCGCGGGGAGCCGCCGCTGAAGAGAAGGCGGCGAAGGTCAACCTGAACACCGCCGGGGTCGAGGAGCTGACCGCTCTTCCCGGCATCGGCCCCTCCTACGCCAAGAGGATCGTCGACTTCCGGGAGAAGAACGGCCCCTTCAAGAAACTGGAGGATCTCCTCAACGTGCAGGGGATCGGCGAGAAAACGCTCGACAAGATCAGGGAACGGGTCACCGTTTCCGGAAAGTAGATCCGCCGTGGCGAAGGGCCGGAGGAACGCCTCGACGCGCGCCGGCCCTTCGCCGGGCTTTTCGCTTTTGGAAGCGCTCGTCGTCCTCGCGTTGCTCGGGATCGTGATCGCCGTCTCGGTTCCGTGGGTGGCCGCGGCGGTGGCGCGCGAGCGGCTGCGCGCCGCGGGATTCGAAGTGGCGGTTCTGCTGCGGGGACTCCGGCAGCGCTCGGTCTCCGAGCGGGCCGCGTTCGGACTGAGATTCGTTCGCGCGGGGGAGTCCTGGAGCTATTCGACCTACCGGGACGGGAACGGCAATGGAATTCGGACCGCCGACATTCTCGCGCTCCGCGACCCGCTCTTGCAGGGACCCGAGGATCCCGGGAGCCGCTTCGAGGGAATCCGCTTCGGCCTTCCCGCCGCCCCGGTGCCCGAAATCCCTCCCGGAACGGGATCGATTCCGGACCCGGCGGATCCGGTCAAGTTCGGCGGCAGCGACATCATCGGATTCTCCCCCGCAGGATCGGTCTCCGGCGGGACGCTGTATCTGACCGACGGCCGCCGCGTGCTGGCGGTCGTGGTGTACGGCCCGACGGGACGAATCCGCGTCTTCCGGTTCGACCCGGAGGGAGGCTGGCGCGAGGGTTCTTAGACGCCGGCAGCGGTTTCCCGCGGCGGGCCTCCTACTCGGGGGGGAGCGCAGGAAGGAGAAGCAGCAGATCCTCCAGCCGGTCGAGGAACAAGTCGGGTCGGGAGGAAAGCAGCTCTTCGCGGCTCTCCGATCCCGTGGCGACCGCATAGAAGGGTATCCCGGCGACGCGCGCCGTGTCCCGATCGACGCGCATGTCGCCGACCAGGATCGCCTCGCCGAGGGCGCAGCCCAGATCGGAGAGCGAGCGGAAGACCATTTCGGGCGCCGGCTTCGGAGCGGCGAGATCGGGACCGTAGAGGACGGGAATCCAATGACCGACCCCCAGGTGATCCAGGATCCTCCGGCTGAAGAAGGCCGGCTTGTTGCTGAGGACCGCGAGCCGGTACCCGCGCTCGTGCAGCGTCTTCAAAGTCTTCTCCGCTCCCGGCAACAGAAAGCTCTTCGACAGGGAAATCTCCCGGTACCGGTCGCGGAAGATGCGGACGCCTTCCTCGACGCGCTCGGGACCGACCGCCTCTTCCATGAGGCTCTCCAGACCGTGGCCGACCATCTTGATCACTTCCTCCCGAGGATAGGCCGGAAAGCCGAACGAAGTGCGGGCGGCGTTCAAGCTCTCGGCGATCGCTTCGTAGGAATCGAGGAGAGTCCCATCCAGGTCGAAGAGAACGCAACGAATCAGATCTCACCTCCAGGGCCCGCTCCGGCGGGACCGGGAGGATAGCACCCGGCCCGGAGGGCGGCAATCCGCCGGCCCGGCCCCCGCCTCACTTCCCGCCGCCACCCTGCACCCGATGACCGAACCGGCTCCCGGGGATGCGCCCGACACTCGGCCGTCCCCGGGGGTCCCTCCCCGTGCGGACGGTCCGGCTTCCCTTCTCGGCCCGAGTCGCCGATGCTACAATGAATTTCGATGAGCTCGACTCTCCTCCTTCTCCGAGTGGTGGTGGGGTTGTACGTCCTGGCCGCGGGTTCCGCCTTCGCGGCCACCGTCCTCCGCATCCGTAAGCCGTTCCTCTGGACGCCTCTCCTGGCGCTGGGCGGACTCGTGGCGCACGTCGCCTATCTGGGGATCGAGGGGATCCGTGTCGGAGGCCTTCCGGTGCGCGATTACCGGGACGTCCTTTCGCTCCTTTGCGCGGCGGTGGTCCTCGTCTATCTCGTCTCGTTTGTGCGGACCCGGCTGGAGGTCCTCGGCGTCGTCTTTCTTCCCCTCGTCCTGATCCTCATTTTCATCTCGAATTTTCTGCCGAACGACGTCCTGCCGGTCTCGCGCGACTTCGAGCAAGTCCTGATGACGTTCCACATCTGCATCGCCGTCCTGGGCGCGGCGGCGCTGTGCCTGACGTTCGCCGCGAGCGTGCTCTATCTCGTCCAGGAGCGCGGCCTGAAGGAGAAGCGGCCCGTGCGCTTCGGAGTGAAGCTGCCGTCGCTCGAGAAGTGCGACTCGATCGGCAAGCTCTCGCTGATGTGGGGCTTCCCGTTGCTGACGCTGACGATCGTCACCGGCGGGATCTGGAGCGCGAATTTCCGGAGCCGCTACTGGCTGTGGGAGGGGAAGGAGACGTTCGCCCTGCTGGCCTGGATGATCCTCGGCGTCATCATCACCGCCCGCCTGTTGCGCGGCTGGCGGGGGAAGAAGGTCGCCTACCTCACGATCGTCGCCTTCGCGGCCCTGATCCTGCGCATGATCGGGGTGGCGCTGTGAGGAGGCCGCGGCCGGCTTGAAGCCATGTCCATCATCCT from Candidatus Polarisedimenticolia bacterium encodes the following:
- a CDS encoding helix-hairpin-helix domain-containing protein, with product MSRRRSRLETDHLETNIQFTGDRIDMQALNRPTAWLVLAAFVVLALLAAPAPARGAAAEEKAAKVNLNTAGVEELTALPGIGPSYAKRIVDFREKNGPFKKLEDLLNVQGIGEKTLDKIRERVTVSGK
- a CDS encoding prepilin-type N-terminal cleavage/methylation domain-containing protein, with product MAKGRRNASTRAGPSPGFSLLEALVVLALLGIVIAVSVPWVAAAVARERLRAAGFEVAVLLRGLRQRSVSERAAFGLRFVRAGESWSYSTYRDGNGNGIRTADILALRDPLLQGPEDPGSRFEGIRFGLPAAPVPEIPPGTGSIPDPADPVKFGGSDIIGFSPAGSVSGGTLYLTDGRRVLAVVVYGPTGRIRVFRFDPEGGWREGS
- a CDS encoding HAD family hydrolase, with the translated sequence MIRCVLFDLDGTLLDSYEAIAESLNAARTSFGFPAYPREEVIKMVGHGLESLMEEAVGPERVEEGVRIFRDRYREISLSKSFLLPGAEKTLKTLHERGYRLAVLSNKPAFFSRRILDHLGVGHWIPVLYGPDLAAPKPAPEMVFRSLSDLGCALGEAILVGDMRVDRDTARVAGIPFYAVATGSESREELLSSRPDLFLDRLEDLLLLLPALPPE
- the ccsA gene encoding cytochrome c biogenesis protein CcsA, which translates into the protein MSSTLLLLRVVVGLYVLAAGSAFAATVLRIRKPFLWTPLLALGGLVAHVAYLGIEGIRVGGLPVRDYRDVLSLLCAAVVLVYLVSFVRTRLEVLGVVFLPLVLILIFISNFLPNDVLPVSRDFEQVLMTFHICIAVLGAAALCLTFAASVLYLVQERGLKEKRPVRFGVKLPSLEKCDSIGKLSLMWGFPLLTLTIVTGGIWSANFRSRYWLWEGKETFALLAWMILGVIITARLLRGWRGKKVAYLTIVAFAALILRMIGVAL